From the Cloeon dipterum chromosome 4, ieCloDipt1.1, whole genome shotgun sequence genome, the window TTACAAAGGCGTGTGGCTTGCTCTCCTTTtagcgaaataaatcacgtCTTGCAGTAGGCAAACTTGAAATGCAGACAAACtttgagctgattttctcataAACCTACATAATATACGTCCTGTCTTAAATTGCGGATGATATATTAAAAAGGATACAAATGATTCCCTGAATCATGCAGCACCAATTCACTTGAAGTTCGAAGTGATgtaaaatatctgaaaaatgGGAATTACAAAGTAGCTGTTCCCCAAGGTGCCAATCCACCGCGGCATagggaaaaaaaatattaaatccaCCGGGAATCTCCCTAGACCCACCGGGACTTGCATTAATTGGGGATTTAAACTATTTCGATATGTCATGAAAATGGAGAAATACTCCTTTAAAGCGATTGATCAGTTGAATTTCCttgctttaaaatcaaaattttcaactttaaataGAGTATTTTTACTCTTCGGTTTTCActtgtttggattttttactctttgaaTCACTACAAGGTCGCCCGTGACAGAATGCGGTGCATAGTTTTAAGTATGGTGATAAATCTGGTCAAGCTGTTCAATGGAGATGTTTGAGTTCCTTTTTACTATGTTCCTTTTGAGCCAAACCATCTAATTGAGCTCCGATAATTGTGCTCACTTATAGTCTTATGAGTTGACAAAAGTGTCGGCGTCCGCTGGTGCAGAATAAAACTGGTGGGAAAGCAGCAGCCCGATCTTTGTCTCGACGACTCGACTGCGAATCAATTTGCAGCGCGCATCTGATTGTACTCGGCCAAGCCACAGCATCCCCCGCCTTTGTGGCGCGAAATGCCGCGGAACAAGTTCATTTGAGCGAGGTCGCGTTGTTCGCAATTGTTTCATATTGAGTTGTCGCGCGGCCGGCGAGTCGCAGCGGCGAAAAATGACTTGTCCCGCGTCCGTCCGGCCGTTTTGAAGTGGCCGCCCGCTTTTTGCCTCCTTTTTGCCCGCGCCGACGGACGACCTGTTGCGAATCCAGTCTGAGAAATGCGGCCTTGGCTTTGCAGCAACTACTTTTCcctgctcctgctgctgctgccgagaTGCTCGCAACGCGCAAATAAATTCAGCTTTTCGGcctcaacaatttatttctcagtACACGCCGCGCGGACACTTGCTTAAAGccgtcttaaaattttatgtcccCGCTGAGGTATTTTGCACTCAAACTGTCGGCAGCTGAGACAAATTTTGCAGGCCGTGCTTGTAAGAAATGAAGTAATTAAATCAGATGAGGTGATTCTCATTGTAAAAGTGTCACGCACCgatagatataaaaaaatcctggatattttgacgaaattaattattcaaactagATGGATCGATCTTGATCTGAAATTTGCCACTTATCGACAGACATGTATAAAATCCAAGCCCCAATTTCGGTAATGGATGCTCTTATGCCCGACAAACATGACAGTTAGCGTCGGTCTGATAGAAAATTAGACCTTTTTGCGGTCAGTGGGAATGATCAGAagtgaatttgcattttaatgggCGCGGCCGTACgaaggaatgaaaaaaatatatgatgaCGAAAGATGATTTGTCTGGCGAGATGAGGAAAGGCGATTGATTGATGGTCTCGCTGATGCCGCTTTTCGTCCCGACAACTTTTGCGCCCTCCAGTGTGGCAGCTTTGCGGTTTTCTTTTACTAGCTGcccctgaaaaaaaaatcaaattcaatttacagGTGCATTGGAGGGGAATAATTAGTAATTAGGCCGGGGCTTCTTTGTTCTTCAAGAGAGGTGCgtgtttatatttatgaaaaatgtttgatctCAGCGGAAGGATCAAAGTTGTTAACCACAACAAGGTAATGTAGTGAGCTAAAATTGCCGAcgggaaattatttattctattttggcggttacagttggaaatttttgtttacgaTAAAACttagtttatgcattggctgCAACTGGTATTTTTTCTGGGGTTTTACGGGATCAGTCCTCCTTAATCACAGACGAAACCAGtaaggaaaattagaaattcaagTCCATGACACGCCTTTTTTAACGATGCTGATTTCacctaataaaattttgatttaaccTCTAGTCTAAATCACTTGCcttgctgaaatttaaattgctgcaACCAAGCGTGTCGATACAGTTTGAAATACGATTTTCGGCGTTTTACGACtcgcagtaaaaattttaattggtccTGGCTGACCGAATTCCAGCTTGTCGCGTTTAATtcagaattaatattttctcgcTTGGCGcgctcaataaaaatcaatggcTGAAGAAAATGGGCAGCTTTTGTGGACGCCGCACGCTCGAGGAAAACGCAGCGACGATGATTCAGCGCCTAATTGGGAAAGAATATGAGCGCCCCGCTcgtaaaattacattttttctgtgcCGAGCAGACCACAAAATTCCAAAGAGGGGTTTGTTGAGACCAATTTTCTCTAGTGCATGTTGATTTGAACCGCACCGTCGTTACCTGCCGAGCTCGAGTGTCTGCACCTgcggtaattaaaaaatggcaagtTGAGAACAGGTTGCTTGGATTGAATTGTTAACAGCAGTCCTAACGCATTAAATTCACTCACATAAAAGGAGCGTCGCGCTAACACATAtggaatttgtttgaaaaagcGTGTCTACTTGtgctaaaaacattttaattcaatttaattattaaattgaaacctAAAATGTTTAGAAGTAATGTTACTCAAATTTACTGCCATATTTCCCAACTTCTGGTATGTATAAACACTTTAAAACCTTGTCTAAATTCaatctgaaatttatcaaagcatattgtgaaataaagcGAGCTTTgctgcagcaaaaaatcaatcgagGCGTTTTGAAAGACGCTTTGTTTGCTGTTGTTTGATCTACAGAGCCATTGTGGCAGGCTTAAATCAACAATTGGCGTGGCGGCTGAATGGTGCGTTCTGTGGAAGCGTTCGtccattcattatttaatattcggCCAGACATTTACATCATCGAGTTGACAAACAGAATAGCGGCACGAGCGGAGCAACCGCAGCCGCCGCGCGACGCGATTCGTCTCGATGCGAGCACGAGTAGCAAAATCGCTCGTTTCTCAATGAAAAGACGAGTCTGGTCGTGGCGAAACGTATGCACGAAACCGTACaactgatgaaaaaataaacacagcaTTGATCGGCGATAAATTTCACGGTGTCTGCCTCACTTCTCAAAGAAAGGGGATTTCAACGCGCGGCTTTTCGGCCGCTGCcggaggagaagaagaagacgaAGGCGAGatggaaattaattggaaGGGCGCCGCGGGGCGAGCTGAGCAAAAACGAGAGGAAAAAGCGCAGAGTGTCGGACACGCAAATGAAATTAGAGTGATTTGTTTGTTGACGTGTTTTTGTTCGCGCCTCCTTTTCTCGTTCGCCTGTAATTTGGCCGGAGCAACTCCAGAGCTCGTTAGCGGCCTTGGTCCCCCGGACCCCCACCCTGCTCCCTGCCGCCGACGGGCCCCGCGGGGCGGCCGGAATATTGAGCGAGCAGTTCCTACTTTTCCCAATgaaggagaaaaattgctggCGAGGAAATTTGTTCTCACCTCATTTCCAGCCTCAATTTGCATCTCGCACGCCTCGAGAGTGAGAAAATCTTAAGCACACACACCCAAGAGTGCGATTACTGGTCGCTGGTGCGAAGATGCTGCTGCGTGGCAACAGCCTGTTGATTGTTGTCCGTGTCCGTGCGCTcgacaaatatttaaacgagAAATCAGACGGCTCCTTCAACCCTCAGCATAGCTGTTTGCTTAACacgccatttttatttctttttttatcaaaatcatattgatattacaaatttacattaaattttttagacaaaattcaagaaaatctTTGGGCTCTGACTAGGCCTTGAACAAAATTCCGatatgtaaaaatttcactgaGGAACTTgataactcggctcctatcGATCCTACAGCGCTCTTCAAAATGCGTCCCGGAAAATTCTGCGTCGAATTTCGCCCCCAACTGCCCTCcgaaatcgtaaaaatataaattgaccTATAGGTAGAAATCCACCTAAGTGGATCACTTTTCTTTCGCCGTCTTGCATCAATTTCTCAGGTTCTTCGTAAATGTTCcgaaatttcttatttaaattacacgtAAAGATTATCTATTTCTTATTTGTGTAGACGTTGGACTCTAAACGATCAGCAAATCGCTATTAAAGGTcgacaatttgaattttgtttagcATTTGAAAGGAAAGGAACCGCATGctcaaaaaaatcataaacatTTATTGCAAAAGTGATAACAAACAATATTTGTAGAGAGGTGAAATTGTCAGGGTGAACTGCGAAAAGAacagttttgattttgttccactgaggaaaatatttacttgcAGCTTAACAATGTTTTGTCCAATGGAGcatttatttctgttttgtAAACAgcgaaaaattgttgaaatgaaTTGCGTCTGGCACGTATCCCCGTCAAGTAAATAATGTACCCGGCAAGAATGTCTCGTTTTGTTTGAGCTGGGCTGGCTGCCCTGGCGAGAATCGCTTTTGCCGTGCGGCGTGCGCTGCGAGTTTGCCAGTGCCTGGGTCGAAAGAGgcgtcaaaaattataataaatggCCAACGAGCCGGAGAAGCGAAAGAAAAGTGGCGTCTGCCAATAAaaagtgagcgagcgagcagcgatATTCCGCCAGGGCCGATTGGCGTGTGCAAATTACTTTTCAGGCCTGGCCAGCATACGAAATCCCTCGCGCTTTTGTTCTCGGCGATCGCACAAACAAAACACCTGGGCGCGAGAATCGGACAAAAAGATGCTGCCAGGCCGCgcaatttggaaattaaattgtactTTGGCCTCGCCGTGGCCTCCACAGAGATATCGACGCTCGTTTGTTTTTATTCGTAATTTTTTCGTCTTGTTTAATTATCCGGGCAACTTAACTAACTAAGCATCTCGGTTTGTTTAGGAGATGTTCGAGCACAAATTCCGCGAGTGAATTAGAGTTTAGGCTTTGAAGTTGACGCGGTGCTTCTGCGAAAAACACCTCGAGCACATGGCTTAGCTAGACTTTTCCTAATTGGCGATTCCACTCGCCGACCTGCCCGTTTTTTTCCTTGAACAAAGAGATTTCGTGCAGACgcgaaaacaagaaaaagggAGGCGAATAATGAAGTTGTAAAAGTGGCGGCGATAACaatcaaattgtaaaaaagcaGTCGGCGCAGAGGGACTGGTTCCTCTTTGCGAACCACAATCTCCCATTCCTTTCCCATCCCGTGAAATACCTGACTCAGACCTGAATCAGCAATAATGATaagtgcaaaatttgttttttacagagggaaatattcaaaatagaTCATTTTTAGGATTGtgtagtttaaaatataattaattgattatagACAATCAAATCATAAGGGTTCCTGCTAGTTTGTGgaaattatttcgaaaaaaaaaatgaaaatgatttttacgttgttttaaataatgcttATTTAGTGCACGCTGATTGGTCCGCCCAGGTTGTTGATTGATAGCTGTAAGCTGTAATACTTGGCacgtgcaaatttttttatttaactcaaGAAATTTGACATTctgagtttttgtttttatttattattatctttttaacTCCACTTTAGAATCACCTTTCCTTTACCGGTGCTGagtcagatttttttcaaatgaaggAAGCGGAAAATTTCGccaaacagcagcagcaatggTGCGGCGCAGAAATTGAGTGAGTGAGATTATTTCACGTTTGTGTGGGATGCAGCAGTCTGCCTCGTGCTGCAGAGGAAATTTATCACGTGATCCTTTTTCGTTCCTTTTTACATATACTTTCAACCCGTCTGCTCCGCGCGCcaacattcattttatttatttctctcatTCCTCGACTTGCAAACTCGCTTTGCAGTCTGCAAGGAATTCCAACAGGCCAACTCACTCGCCACCACTCCGTGAAACGAGAGGCACACAGCTCTCGGTATTTTTCGCACATACACCAACTGGCATCATAATCATAAGTTGCAGGCCGCTTCAGTCCTTACACGGCATCAAATGATCTCGTAATTTAACCGTGAATTCCTCTGTGCAGAGGATGAGTGTCTCtcgtatataatatatatgagTGGAATTAaacgatttcaaattttgtgaaatctTTTTCATCgctgaagaatttttttttataaataaatttgagctgTCGATCGGGTAtctcaatttgaataaatcgcGTCCCTCCTGATTTCAATCAAGCGCATGGCCCTTCGACTGTGCTTTTGCCCATTGAAAAGAATTCGGTTAACGCCACTTTTTGCAAGTTGGCGTTGTAAGTGGTATTGCAAAACGACGGCCAATTGGGAGCGAGTGGCTTCTCAAACGAGCGGGCAAAAGTTGTCTGCGGAGGCAGGTGGCTCTGGGAAAAAGCCTGCCGAGGAATTCATTCGAGGAGAAGAATTCATTGctccgctctctcgctcgctggccGTGGCCGCCGAACGAAGCCGagacttgtttttattttttactgcgcCACCAAAAGCAGAGATGGCGCGcgataaaaaagagaaatactTTGTGTGCAAAAATCCGTGCACGCTTCTTCTTTCGGTCGCGGCCACAAAAGGAGCAAAAACGGCGgcgagcaaattaaatttgctgattCTCTTTAGTGTTTAGTCACTCGATAACTCGAGGATCACCGtgatttgcaaataatttgccTCGCTTCGCGGAATACCGCCGCCTCTCCTCTCGTGCTCTCGCATTGTGTCGTTGTTGTTTGCCCGGCccgcacaatttttttctaattaaaatcatctttgcGTTATTGTTACCTGCATTATGGGGAAGGTCGTGTCTCGCTTCACGCGAATCCAATCCGAAAATCGTGTTCCAGCCAGCTGAGTTCGGCagggtgccgccgccgcgtcgtGTCTGTTGAATTCGTGGAACGCACCGCGAACACAAGGGGTGCTGCAATGCCTAATGCTCCGAACACCTTGCGAGCTGCctttcatttcatattttatcgCGCGTTGCATGAGAAAAACTGTATTGTAAAGTGTATTTGTATAGAAAAAcgcgctttaaatttttttagaaagtgTAGttcatgcttttcaaatagtgAGGACATTCTCCCCTCTTGAagtcttattttatttcactaaattaataattttaaattcctctccACTTTaagaagctaaaaattaaaaaccatccCATGGAAGGAATAGAAAAATTCTACGGAGTTACAAAATAAGTCGTCCATCGTGGAGTTGCTGTCGCTGCAGACCAGTTTTTAAGCAAGTGCCGAAAATATTGTTCCCCGCCAGAGTTAATTAAGGTTTTAGCGGTGTTTATAGACTTTAATTCCTCCGGCCATAATCGCATAATTAAGCAAACTGGTTTAGAATGGGGCGAGAAAGAGATGGAACGCTTTATTCAAATGATATATTCGCAGgaattttgatgaataaaattacacaCTCACTCGTTGCGTCTGCGCAGcggttaaattgaatttgttctAGCCGCCCGCGCGTGGGATGGGGGCCGAGGGCTCAGGtgtcgtttttattttgtggctTCGAGCCCTGatgcaaatcaaatttctttctGCTGAATGCGCCCTCATCGGTGACATTCAATCTGGACGCGAACAAGGGGAATCGCCGCGCTTGACGAAACAAAGACAAAAATGAGAACAAAACGACTCGCGCCTCGGCTTGGAAAAACCTGTACAAAATCGGAAGCCAAAGTTGATGAAGCAGAGGAAACAAGCGATTCACATCTTTTTCCAACCTCCCACGTCGGCCGGAATGTGTGTCTAATCACCAGATTTTAATCTCTAACTCGGCTACAAGCAACTTCCTGCGTCAGTCAGGTGCGTCGCGCGTGCCACCCCCGTGCTCCTTATAAGGCCTCATCACACTCACCCTCATCTCAGTAACCCCTTGGCCTCTGAAGCAATAAGAGGTGGTCTCGGTTAGGAAAGCGCGCTCCGGGCATTGGGCAAGTTTATTACAGCTTTAAGCAATAGATAGGACCGAGCATTTTATgtcgaaataattattaatattttagttcgGGTTTTAACCCCTCAAACTCGTTGGTTTAAGTTTAATttgggtaaaaaaaatttcattcaatgtTCAAActtaatcttttaaaaatggatttctggaaatgttaattttagctcgttttgtttataatcatattacaaaaatttgaaaagctaTTCGTTAAGTTCAAATTAAACggaaatttgaggaaaatgatGACATTtcggtgaaaaattatttttaatgaaataccTTGATTCGtgattatctaaaaattaattaccacTCGTAGCACGTTCAAATAACATGACTTTGTCCGGAAATGAAAATGGAGTGCTCGAAAAACCATTTGGAACACCCcaaaatttcctggaaatGTGGAGTGGCTAAAACTCCTTCAGAGCATTAAACGGATTTTGAATTGGCAATACTgcgtgttttaaaattttcaagccttcaaaagttttaatttttgcaagtaGTAGAGGCAACGCCATTGACATCTTAACTTTTACTTATATCATTGGCTTCCTCACTTTCATTGAACAGTTTAGCAAGGCCATATTCCGAGACTGAACTGAATTTCATACGAAATTGAAATGCCAAAGATATTGTCTTTTCTTGcgcccaaatatttttcaggcgttccacaacatataaaaaatttaccggGTAAAACCAGCGCCCCCGTAAAATAGCTAAAAAAGTAGACACAAGCCTAGCAATAGAAACAATAccttttgatatattttgcttaaattgaaattcaagctTCTGGAAACGCAAAGTTAAATGCGTTCTGACATGATTTCGTGTTTATCGAAACGATgcaagctaaataaaaaatattttgcggtTTGTGAAGCAATATGTTGGATCTGAATGTCGAACCAACCgcgaaattgatttaagtCAGATATTCGGTTTCGGcctgaatatattttcacgAAGTTGCTTTTCATGCAGATTTTATTTGTGTCACGTCAATTTTTGCGGATTGGGTTTCGATTTCACTCGACTGCAATTATTTCGAGCGGGAGGCTGGAGCAAGGAGGACGGCCGCGCGAGTGCATTTCATTTGACCTTTGTGCGGCCTAAGTGCAATTACCAGGCTCGGTGTAATTTACGAGCGCTCGTAAACGAGATGTTCAGAGCCAAAagcaatgagaaaaattaatttttgttgcaggaGTGCTGAGTGAAAGAGGGCAGCTTGAGAATCCACCATGACGAGCAACCAGCTATTTTTCGTCTTCGGCGCCGTGTTCCACTCCTTTTTAGCCATCGTTGCAGGCGACGCAGGTATGAATAAATCGGTCatcttttttacaaaatactaATTGACATTTAACTTACTATACAGATTTTTCTGGCCTGCGTTTTGCAAAACACCCTGAGTCAACAATGGCTAAGCCTGGAGATGATGTGGTTCTGGAGTGCGCGCTTAATGTTTCTGCTGATAGCATCCAGTGGCAGCTGAACGGCAAAGCACTGCCTGAGGCGGTCAGCAAGGGCAGAGGACGTCTCGACCTCAAAATAGCCCAACAGAAGGAAGACTTTGAGAAGCAAACTGGCACTTATCAGGTGAATATTCCTTGCTTtgaacatcaatttttaatatccatGCACAGGGCTGAGAAATTTAGACGGCTCACAAGACAAGCTTAGACGGTCTTATTCGGTTTTTCCAGACATAATTTTAacccaattaaataattatgttaaaattgaaCATCTGTACGGAAAAATCTTccgtttttatcaaaatatcaagatgcctttttatttttaaactgttaaaAGTCAAATATAATCCctaatcttgattttttcaattcttttctTGAATAACCACAAAATGATCCAGACATGAAATGATCTTACTTAGCGTGGATTTAAAAAGCTTGGATAgctaaaattggaaattttgtggATAATtcgctaatttattttgttttaaattatgtgcGTTTTTGtgcttcttaaaatttatctcgGACACTGCCTAAATATCACTTTTTATAAGGGCAGCATAATTGGAGCAGTCAGAAAGGCacttgtaatttttctttgttgacTTTTTGTGATCaatgaaacataatttcacttttcaaatagcttttttaacaaaatgtagCATTTTGAGCTTGCTGGTTCTGATGAGGAAGGGTTGAATCACAGGAAGAGTGAATGGCGAGGTTGACAAGATTTTGATACTTGTATCCTCTTTCCAATTTTACTTTAAGCAATGAATAAAATCGATCGTGTTCAACTGATTCTGTGATTCAGGAAATCAGGactttttgctgaaaatattgtggtatgaattttgttttggacgGAAAATACTGTTGATTAGGTTTGCGGAACCAAAACAGCCGCTGTTAATTAtgtgaaagtgaaaattttttatcctttaataatttcactAAAATCTACCAGTGTTTAGTAAATACATGTAAAGCTGcagctataaattaattttagttttttaaggACAACactgaaaaatctaaaataaaaaaaattataacgctgtaatgattttaattgagaataatatgattttttttaattttatcataaataatcctttatgtaatatttttctgtaaaaataacaTCACATTCAATGCTAAgtgaacaattattattatcctCTTCCGGcagaaacttaaaaattaaattttctgatttttttatttgtataatcAATATGAATTTGGTTGTATTTCAGTGCATCGCTCTCTTTGGTGCGTCGGCACTGGCTTCTTTACCAGCAGAAGTGTCGGTCGCGCACATAGAACACCCTGTAGGCCTCCCTACAAATACAGTGGACACCACTTACACGGGCAGCATGTTTTACGTGAAGTGCCACCCGCCGGTCAGCGTGCCGCCAGCGCGGATTATTTTCTTCAAGGATGGCCAACAGCTTTCTCACCAGGCCGATGCGTACGGAGGCTTCATGCTGCGGAACGTCACTTCCAAAGATAGTGGCCGATACACATGCTCGGCTACAAACCCAATCACTGACATCACGGTGAAGCTGAGTGACACTCTCGACCTGCATGTGGGATCGCCGCCAACCCATGACGTCGCCCCTGCACTTTCCACTTTATCGCTGATAATTTACTCTGTCCATCTTGGTGAGTGTTTGACTTTTCCAGTTTGCTTAATTTACCCACTACTTGTATTTCAGGCAGTGACATCACGATGGACTGCCCTTTTTCAGGGTGGCCACTGCCGCATTACAACTGGACTAAGTACGGAGGCAAACTAGCTCAAGATAGAATTATTATCAAGCCTGGCTCGCTCAGCATCCGGCAAGTGAAACAATCAGACATGGGCACCTACTTGTGCTTAGGCACTAATAGGCTAGGCTGGGTTAAACGCGTCATTAAATTGGAAGTCGTTGGTAAGAATTGCGTTTCTCTATTTAAATAGATGAATTTATTGAACACAAACGGTGTTCAAATAATTGTAGAAATTTAGCAGATGGTGAATTACACCttaactctttaaaattaCCATAACAAGTGTTTCTGGAACTATTTCAAGCTTTTGGTGAGTCACCAGCAttttactgattgtgagcgaacaaaaatgttaaaaataaaaaatgccattGATCAACTTGTCTCATCAAGGAGAGTTGACATACCAAATTTCACcaagattgaacaaaaatggcccagttttcaaaaattaagatggGAATCCCCATCATACTAAGGTTTGTCTCCATAGCTCACCTATGGTGCTGGACAGAAACTTTTCATTgtcattttcttctaatttcatgaaagtATACACATCTGATGCAAAAAACACTCTAATTTCGTTCAGTATTGGtttcctaataaaatgaataatttgagAGCAATAGAGTTGgacaacattttcaaatagcaaaaaaacGTGGCTTTGATTCACTtgtaaatttgtattaaatgtaacaccaaaaatgattttacttttctcccttaaaaaaaataagcttgTCTATTAAATGTCCTGGAATTTACAGAGTCGCCAGAAATTGATATGAGGTCAGAAACCAAAGGAATAGACGAAGGAGGCGATTTTAACATGACTTGCACTGCTTCCGGCACGCCACAACCCACCATCAAGTGGCTTCTCAACGGCAAACCTGCTGAGGACGACCAATCCATCGCCGTTGATCAAGAAAAACTGACAATCTTGTATGTGGAGAAACGGCACGCTGGGATTCTGCAGTGCTTTGCCTCAAACAAGGCTGGCACTGTCAACACAATGACCATGCTGCACGTCAGACCCAAGCTCATTCACGATGACAaaggtgaaatattttattactgtCATCTAATTTGTTCTGATTGACTCTTTTTAAATCAGCAGTTCAACCCAGACAGAACCACAGAGGAAAGcctaaaaaaaatggaagaaagaaaaatggcaacgataataataaaaatcatagcAAAGGTAAGTCATTTCCTAGATAAACAGATTACATTGGATTATGAGAGTTTTTGGTTTGCACTAAATGGATCGCCTATGTTGtgttctattaaattattaattggaaattggaattaatacttgttgtttataaatttgcacaaaaaatgGCTCCATTATGAGTATGGGTGCTGTTGAAAATCGTCTTTAAGTCAAATTTCTTTCACTATTC encodes:
- the boi gene encoding interference hedgehog isoform X1, with product MTSNQLFFVFGAVFHSFLAIVAGDADFSGLRFAKHPESTMAKPGDDVVLECALNVSADSIQWQLNGKALPEAVSKGRGRLDLKIAQQKEDFEKQTGTYQCIALFGASALASLPAEVSVAHIEHPVGLPTNTVDTTYTGSMFYVKCHPPVSVPPARIIFFKDGQQLSHQADAYGGFMLRNVTSKDSGRYTCSATNPITDITVKLSDTLDLHVGSPPTHDVAPALSTLSLIIYSVHLGSDITMDCPFSGWPLPHYNWTKYGGKLAQDRIIIKPGSLSIRQVKQSDMGTYLCLGTNRLGWVKRVIKLEVVESPEIDMRSETKGIDEGGDFNMTCTASGTPQPTIKWLLNGKPAEDDQSIAVDQEKLTILYVEKRHAGILQCFASNKAGTVNTMTMLHVRPKLIHDDKAVQPRQNHRGKPKKNGRKKNGNDNNKNHSKDPMIPPTRPNVTRLSSDSVILTWDVPPGKSLNITFFRVQYTELNSSNLWSTEEDDLGPHVRSAEVNNLKPGMSYRFRISAVYTNNDNMQGPKSAVFVMRKDPTSKRPISQPVIKSVTAAGTNALNVSWDFPVPPHQPIEGYFIHLRSDSVAGTFEKQMCQDGNSRSCLAKHLLPDSRYEIKMQAFNSAGISAFSETMHGRTGYKTEAEVSSAPINPDNELLDVEYVPESTSSSSHMLNLGIAFICMVFLIFLLFLGGYYCKNCQSRTVASEQDQEKEAQAYGLVNVGKSVTNGSAHHPHQIRHGHRHPARVHITSNPLDGTAVHYKAESVVEVASQNNNFSDPARQRLRTNSLDDDEDDLEGTSGSAGSSEEDASPVPSRQCV
- the boi gene encoding interference hedgehog isoform X2; this translates as MTSNQLFFVFGAVFHSFLAIVAGDADFSGLRFAKHPESTMAKPGDDVVLECALNVSADSIQWQLNGKALPEAVSKGRGRLDLKIAQQKEDFEKQTGTYQCIALFGASALASLPAEVSVAHIEHPVGLPTNTVDTTYTGSMFYVKCHPPVSVPPARIIFFKDGQQLSHQADAYGGFMLRNVTSKDSGRYTCSATNPITDITVKLSDTLDLHVGSPPTHDVAPALSTLSLIIYSVHLGSDITMDCPFSGWPLPHYNWTKYGGKLAQDRIIIKPGSLSIRQVKQSDMGTYLCLGTNRLGWVKRVIKLEVVESPEIDMRSETKGIDEGGDFNMTCTASGTPQPTIKWLLNGKPAEDDQSIAVDQEKLTILYVEKRHAGILQCFASNKAGTVNTMTMLHVRPKLIHDDKVQPRQNHRGKPKKNGRKKNGNDNNKNHSKDPMIPPTRPNVTRLSSDSVILTWDVPPGKSLNITFFRVQYTELNSSNLWSTEEDDLGPHVRSAEVNNLKPGMSYRFRISAVYTNNDNMQGPKSAVFVMRKDPTSKRPISQPVIKSVTAAGTNALNVSWDFPVPPHQPIEGYFIHLRSDSVAGTFEKQMCQDGNSRSCLAKHLLPDSRYEIKMQAFNSAGISAFSETMHGRTGYKTEAEVSSAPINPDNELLDVEYVPESTSSSSHMLNLGIAFICMVFLIFLLFLGGYYCKNCQSRTVASEQDQEKEAQAYGLVNVGKSVTNGSAHHPHQIRHGHRHPARVHITSNPLDGTAVHYKAESVVEVASQNNNFSDPARQRLRTNSLDDDEDDLEGTSGSAGSSEEDASPVPSRQCV